One window of Nymphaea colorata isolate Beijing-Zhang1983 chromosome 1, ASM883128v2, whole genome shotgun sequence genomic DNA carries:
- the LOC116246297 gene encoding uncharacterized protein LOC116246297: MASASSSPDLSSLLASVSRNPRSPPRAVPASFVSFPPSGRRLVPRRSSAAGRGRKIGPVCASEVSVAEQEREEPSSAASDDGRNWVPVVPLAALPKGERRVIIQNGETILLLWYRDEIFAIENRSPAEGAYSEGLLNAKLTQDGCVVCPTTDSTFDLRTGAIKEWYPKNPVLRVLTPALRKLFVYPVKSDEENIYISMSGGSATGESAEIVFSGKAQPGVTASDVNVDEVKMVIDEDLEGFGFSEKNELINGKAAVIGFLLLLDFELLTGKGLLKGTGFLDFIYAASRLFGSS, encoded by the exons ATGGCGTCCGCCTCGTCTTCCCCTGATCTCTCCTCCCTCCTCGCGTCCGTCTCTAGAAACCCAAGGTCTCCACCCCGGGCTGTCCCTGCGTCCTTCGTGTCGTTCCCTCCGTCCGGGAGGCGCTTAGTCCCTCGACGGAGCTCCGCCGCGGGTCGCGGTCGCAAAATTGGACCCGTATGCGCCTCCGAGGTTTCGGTCGCCGAGCAAGAGAGGGAGGAGCCATCGTCTGCTGCCTCAGATGATGGCCGGAATTGGGTGCCGGTGGTTCCGCTTGCTGCGCTGCCCAAGGGAGAGAGGAGGGTGATCATCCAGAACGGTGAGACGATCCTGTTGCTCTGGTACAGGGACGAGATATTCGCTATTGAGAATCGGTCGCCTGCTGAGGGCGCGTACAGCGAGGGGTTGCTCAATGCTAAGCTCACGCAG GATGGTTGTGTAGTGTGCCCAACAACCGATAGTACATTTGACTTGAGGACTGGCGCTATAAAGGAGTGGTACCCAAAAAATCCTGTGCTAAGAGTCCTCACGCCGGCTCTTAGGAAACTTTTTGTGTATCCTGTGAAGTCAGACGAAGAGAATATTTACATCAGCATGTCAGGGGGTTCAGCAACTGGAGAATCTGCAGAGATTGTCTTCAGTGGGAAAGCTCAACCTGGTGTGACTGCATCAGATGTCAATGTAGATGAG GTTAAAATGGTTATTGACGAAGATTTGGAAGGTTTTGGTTTCTCGGAGAAAAATGAATTGATAAATGGGAAAGCAGCGGTTATCGGTTTCCTACTGTTGTTGGACTTTGAGCTCTTGACTGGGAAGGGGCTTCTCAAGGGCACAGGCTTCCTGGACTTCATATATGCTGCATCAAGGCTGTTCGGTTCCTCCTAG
- the LOC116245814 gene encoding ethylene-responsive transcription factor ERF020-like — protein MMERGNGKVVEDGGRKPYKGVRRRKWGKWVSEIRLPGSRDRLWLGSYATPEAAAIARDTAVFCLRGPNSVNSLNFPYNIPAIPRLDMSPRSVRRVAAEAGVAMDVELSSKLQNTGRLPESGEGAAQECLIWDGLEDLPRSYYAHQLREEELSISVDDMHGNIFVNFPS, from the coding sequence ATGATGGAAAGAGGGAACGGAAAGGTTGTCGAGGATGGTGGCCGGAAGCCATACAAGGGTGTTAGGCGCCGGAAATGGGGGAAATGGGTGTCGGAGATCCGGTTGCCGGGCTCAAGGGACCGCCTTTGGCTGGGCTCGTACGCTACCCCCGAAGCCGCGGCCATTGCACGCGACACGGCGGTGTTTTGCCTACGAGGCCCGAACTCAGTCAACAGTCTGAACTTCCCCTACAACATTCCGGCGATCCCGCGGCTCGACATGTCGCCGAGGTCGGTGCGAAGAGTAGCAGCCGAGGCCGGGGTGGCAATGGATGTGGAGCTGTCGTCCAAGCTGCAGAACACAGGCAGACTGCCGGAATCCGGCGAGGGTGCGGCGCAGGAGTGCCTGATATGGGATGGCTTGGAAGACTTGCCGAGGAGCTACTACGCCCACCAGCTAAGAGAGGAAGAGTTGAGCATCTCAGTGGATGACATGCATGgaaatatatttgtaaattttccTTCTTAG